A region from the Naumannella halotolerans genome encodes:
- a CDS encoding NADP-dependent oxidoreductase yields MRATSYDAFSTDNSTLTTGELPDPTVGPGNVLVEVKAAGVNPVDWKIMTGDLTGLLDAVFPVVPGWDVAGVVRAVGPDTPEFSEGDEVYAYARKEVVRGGTFAELVAVPAESLALKPKSLDFTEAGAVPLAGLTALKALQRTDISPDGSGRTVLIHGGSGGVGSFGVQIAVAAGARVIATASEPNHEYLRELGAEPVTYGDGLADRVRELAPGGVDAVTDFVGGVVDTTLAVLAPGGKHVSIADPTVVEHGGEWLWVRPNAAGLTELAELADAGRLTVEIAGTYPLDQVGAAFDASRSSRTRGKLVIIP; encoded by the coding sequence ATGCGCGCCACCAGTTACGACGCTTTCAGCACCGACAACAGCACACTGACGACCGGGGAGCTGCCGGATCCGACTGTCGGTCCGGGCAATGTCCTGGTCGAGGTGAAGGCGGCCGGGGTCAACCCGGTGGACTGGAAGATCATGACCGGCGACCTCACCGGTCTCCTCGATGCGGTCTTCCCGGTGGTACCGGGTTGGGATGTCGCCGGAGTCGTGCGCGCGGTCGGACCCGACACCCCCGAGTTCTCCGAAGGTGACGAGGTCTACGCCTACGCCCGCAAGGAGGTCGTCCGCGGTGGCACCTTCGCCGAACTCGTCGCCGTACCCGCCGAGTCACTGGCACTGAAGCCGAAGAGCCTCGACTTCACCGAGGCCGGCGCCGTACCCCTGGCAGGACTCACCGCACTGAAGGCGTTGCAGCGGACCGACATCAGCCCCGACGGGAGCGGCCGCACGGTGCTGATCCATGGCGGCTCCGGTGGGGTCGGCAGCTTCGGTGTGCAGATCGCCGTTGCCGCCGGCGCGCGGGTGATCGCGACCGCCTCGGAGCCCAACCACGAGTACCTGCGCGAACTGGGTGCCGAACCCGTCACCTACGGCGACGGCCTGGCTGATCGGGTACGCGAGCTGGCGCCGGGTGGTGTGGATGCGGTCACCGACTTCGTGGGTGGCGTGGTCGACACGACCCTGGCCGTCCTCGCCCCCGGCGGCAAGCATGTCTCGATCGCCGATCCGACGGTCGTCGAACACGGTGGCGAGTGGCTCTGGGTACGGCCGAACGCCGCCGGCCTGACCGAGCTCGCCGAACTTGCCGACGCCGGCAGGTTGACGGTGGAGATCGCCGGGACCTATCCGCTGGACCAGGTCGGGGCTGCCTTCGATGCCAGCCGCTCGAGCCGCACCCGCGGAAAGCTGGTGATCATCCCCTGA
- a CDS encoding fumarylacetoacetate hydrolase family protein yields the protein MANLAGRAVLIIADRAVDVAEASAGRFGPEPEAVFARWPEFSDWVGDLADLDGLSGVPIVASELGAPSPRPPQVFGIGLNYRDHAEEAELDIPAEPMVFTKFPSAITGPEATVELSSDRCDFEAELCVVIGTGGHRIDPDYAWQAIAGLTIGQDLSDRRVQFRDSPPQFSLGKSFPGFAPVGPWLVTADELADADDLGVRCEIDGEVMQDGRSSDMIFPVAQLVSRLSSVVTLLPGDVIFTGTPAGVGAVRQPRRYLKPGQVITTAIEGIGSIRTTLA from the coding sequence ATGGCAAACCTGGCCGGGCGGGCGGTGCTGATCATCGCCGACCGGGCGGTCGACGTGGCCGAGGCGAGCGCCGGCCGATTCGGACCCGAACCCGAGGCGGTCTTCGCCCGCTGGCCGGAGTTCTCCGACTGGGTCGGTGACCTGGCCGACCTGGACGGCCTGTCTGGCGTACCGATCGTCGCTTCCGAACTGGGCGCCCCGTCGCCGAGGCCACCGCAGGTCTTCGGGATCGGGTTGAACTACCGCGACCACGCCGAGGAGGCCGAACTCGACATCCCTGCCGAACCGATGGTGTTCACCAAGTTCCCGTCCGCGATCACCGGGCCGGAGGCGACCGTCGAGCTGTCCAGTGATCGCTGTGACTTCGAAGCCGAGCTGTGCGTGGTGATCGGCACCGGCGGGCACCGGATCGATCCCGATTACGCCTGGCAGGCGATCGCCGGACTCACCATCGGACAGGATCTGAGCGATCGGCGGGTGCAGTTTCGCGACTCACCGCCGCAATTCAGTCTGGGCAAGAGCTTTCCGGGATTCGCCCCCGTCGGTCCATGGCTGGTCACCGCCGACGAGCTGGCTGATGCCGATGATCTTGGAGTGCGATGCGAGATCGACGGTGAGGTGATGCAGGACGGCCGCAGCTCGGACATGATCTTCCCGGTCGCGCAGTTGGTTTCCCGGTTGTCCTCGGTGGTCACACTGCTTCCGGGGGATGTGATCTTCACCGGTACTCCTGCCGGGGTCGGGGCGGTACGACAACCCCGCAGGTACTTGAAGCCCGGCCAGGTGATCACCACCGCCATCGAGGGGATCGGATCGATCCGGACCACCTTGGCCTGA
- the gyrA gene encoding DNA gyrase subunit A, with amino-acid sequence MTDTPMGPDDQNDVTSAEAGDEIATGNLTQRISQIDLRDEVQKSYLDYAMSVIVSRALPDVKDGLKPVHRRVLYAMYDGGFRPDRGWNKCSRIVGDVMGRFHPHGDSAIYDALVRLAQPWVMRAPLISSQGNFGSPGNDKAAAMRYTECKMAPLAMEMVRDIDEDTVDFVPNYDNRETEPSVLPARYPNLLVNGATGIAVGMATNIPTHNLLEVADAVQWSLANPTVAPEELLEASIERVKGPDFPSGALIVGRSGIEQAYRTGRGSVTMRAVMDIEEDAKGRTQIVATELPYMCNPDNLLVKIAELVNSGKLHGLADIRDDTSSRTGTRLVFVLKRDAQPRVVMNNLYKHTALQDTFGCNMLALVDGTPRVLRLDQFISYWIAHQLDVIQRRTRYRLRKAEEQAHIYRGLVKALDNLDEVIALIRRSPSTEEARTGLMSLLEIDEVQATAILDMQLRRLAALERQKIVDTLTEIEARIADFKEILASEDRQRQIISEELAAVTEKYGNERRTKIIAASGDMSEEDFIPDSDVVVTITHGGYAKRTATDAYRVQKRGGKGVRGASLRADDEVAHLFATSNHQWVLFFTNLGRVYRAKVWQLPEAGRDARGGHVAGLLSFLPDEHIAQVLTLRGYDDADYLLLATKAGLVKKTPLVAYDSPRQAGLIALNFRDEGDELIGAGLVSDDDDVLLISKKGQAIRFGAGSDQLRPMGRVTSGVTGMKFRDGDELLSMSVIDADLPEDDRYVFTVTDSGYAKRTKVSEYRQQGRGGLGIKAMKLNENRGELVGGLIAQEGDEVMAIKHSGQITRSAVSEVPVKGRDTMGVKFVGVKGDDRVAMIALNPEQGAEAQSAGVADDQIEAGADVRDEDQDGGPTAAEESATTVDSTADEPVAHDGTSDPGTLGADTPDETAAAEETDE; translated from the coding sequence ATGACGGACACCCCGATGGGACCGGACGATCAGAACGACGTCACATCCGCTGAGGCCGGTGACGAGATCGCCACCGGGAATCTGACCCAGCGGATCAGTCAGATCGATCTGCGGGACGAGGTGCAGAAGTCGTACCTCGATTACGCGATGAGCGTGATCGTGTCCCGGGCGCTGCCGGACGTGAAGGACGGTCTGAAGCCGGTCCACCGCCGGGTGCTCTACGCGATGTACGACGGCGGGTTCCGGCCCGACCGCGGCTGGAACAAGTGTTCCCGGATCGTCGGTGACGTGATGGGCCGCTTCCACCCCCACGGTGACTCCGCCATCTACGACGCGTTGGTACGGCTGGCCCAGCCGTGGGTGATGCGGGCGCCGCTGATCTCCTCCCAGGGCAACTTCGGCTCGCCGGGCAACGACAAGGCCGCGGCCATGCGGTACACCGAGTGCAAGATGGCGCCGCTGGCGATGGAGATGGTCCGCGACATCGACGAGGACACCGTCGACTTCGTACCCAACTACGACAACCGGGAGACCGAACCATCGGTGCTGCCGGCCCGTTACCCGAACTTGCTGGTCAACGGCGCCACCGGCATCGCGGTCGGTATGGCGACCAACATCCCGACGCACAATCTGCTGGAGGTCGCCGACGCGGTCCAGTGGTCGCTGGCCAACCCGACCGTCGCTCCGGAGGAGTTGCTGGAGGCCTCGATCGAGCGGGTGAAGGGCCCCGACTTCCCCTCCGGTGCGCTGATCGTCGGCCGTTCCGGGATCGAACAGGCCTACCGCACCGGTCGCGGCTCGGTGACCATGCGGGCGGTGATGGACATCGAGGAGGACGCCAAGGGGCGGACCCAGATCGTCGCCACCGAACTGCCCTACATGTGCAACCCCGACAACCTGCTGGTGAAGATCGCCGAGCTGGTGAACTCGGGCAAGTTGCACGGGCTGGCCGACATCCGCGACGACACCTCCTCGCGTACCGGCACCCGGTTGGTCTTCGTGCTCAAGCGCGATGCCCAGCCACGGGTGGTGATGAACAACCTCTACAAGCACACCGCGCTGCAGGACACCTTCGGCTGCAACATGCTGGCGCTGGTCGACGGTACGCCGCGGGTGCTGCGGTTGGACCAGTTCATCTCCTACTGGATCGCCCACCAGTTGGACGTGATCCAGCGGCGTACCCGTTACCGCCTGCGGAAGGCCGAGGAACAGGCCCACATCTACCGCGGTCTGGTGAAGGCGCTGGACAACCTCGACGAGGTGATCGCGCTGATCCGGCGCAGTCCCTCGACCGAGGAGGCGCGTACCGGACTGATGAGCCTGCTGGAGATCGACGAGGTGCAGGCGACCGCGATCCTGGACATGCAGCTGCGCCGACTGGCTGCCCTGGAGCGGCAGAAGATCGTCGACACGCTGACCGAGATCGAGGCCCGGATCGCCGACTTCAAGGAGATCCTGGCTTCGGAGGACCGGCAGCGTCAGATCATCTCCGAAGAGCTCGCTGCGGTCACCGAGAAGTACGGCAACGAGCGCCGGACCAAGATCATCGCCGCCTCCGGGGACATGTCGGAGGAGGATTTCATCCCCGATTCCGATGTGGTGGTGACGATCACCCACGGCGGGTACGCCAAGCGCACCGCCACCGACGCCTACCGGGTGCAGAAGCGCGGTGGCAAGGGTGTGCGCGGCGCCAGCCTGCGGGCCGATGACGAGGTGGCGCACCTGTTCGCGACCTCCAACCACCAGTGGGTGCTGTTCTTCACCAATCTCGGTCGGGTCTACCGGGCGAAGGTGTGGCAGCTTCCCGAGGCCGGGCGGGACGCCCGTGGCGGACATGTGGCGGGGTTGTTGTCCTTCCTGCCCGATGAGCACATCGCCCAGGTCCTGACCCTGCGCGGGTACGACGACGCCGACTACCTGTTGCTCGCCACCAAGGCGGGTCTGGTGAAGAAGACCCCGCTGGTGGCCTACGACAGTCCGCGGCAGGCGGGCCTGATCGCGCTGAACTTCCGCGACGAGGGTGACGAGCTGATCGGCGCCGGCCTGGTCAGCGACGACGACGATGTGCTGCTGATCTCGAAGAAGGGCCAGGCGATCCGCTTCGGCGCCGGTTCGGATCAGTTGCGGCCGATGGGCCGGGTCACCTCCGGTGTCACCGGGATGAAGTTCCGCGACGGTGACGAGCTGTTGTCGATGTCGGTGATCGACGCCGACCTGCCCGAGGACGATCGCTATGTCTTCACCGTCACCGATTCCGGGTACGCCAAGCGGACCAAGGTCTCGGAGTACCGGCAGCAGGGCCGCGGCGGTCTGGGCATCAAGGCGATGAAACTGAACGAGAACCGCGGTGAGCTGGTCGGCGGCCTGATCGCCCAGGAGGGCGATGAGGTGATGGCCATCAAGCACAGCGGCCAGATCACCCGTTCGGCGGTCTCCGAGGTGCCGGTGAAGGGCCGCGACACGATGGGCGTGAAGTTCGTCGGGGTCAAGGGAGACGACCGGGTGGCGATGATCGCACTGAATCCCGAGCAGGGCGCAGAGGCTCAGTCGGCCGGTGTGGCCGACGACCAGATCGAGGCCGGGGCCGATGTCCGCGACGAGGATCAAGACGGTGGTCCCACCGCGGCCGAGGAGTCTGCGACCACGGTCGACTCGACCGCAGATGAGCCGGTCGCGCATGATGGGACGTCCGATCCGGGTACGCTCGGAGCAGATACACCTGACGAGACCGCTGCAGCGGAGGAGACTGACGAGTGA
- a CDS encoding DUF3566 domain-containing protein: MTNGNTKGGSTRPDAPVEASRADRVMGRTSSSSSAEQTQQPATSTRTATRGSQAKTSQGKTTQSWRPPTARSNGTGATSTGAAASANGSATKGSESSPSSGATSAPQNAGTRTADPDTDTTKVTTGQAAAAVPSTSKRSSASPVVPGVGSPATRSGSSSEAAKTDSRGSAARSGGTAASASSASQFGAARRTRKARLRLARLDPWSVMKTSFLFSLAALVVLVVATAAIYGVLQTAGLFAAVNEVFALVVTSQNDPNPFNITDILSLNRVVGGALVIGALNVVIFTALATLFAFLYNISATLLGGLEVTLAED, encoded by the coding sequence GTGACGAACGGCAACACGAAGGGCGGCAGCACCCGCCCAGACGCGCCGGTCGAGGCCAGCCGCGCTGACCGGGTGATGGGGCGTACCTCCTCGTCCTCGTCGGCGGAGCAGACGCAGCAGCCGGCCACGTCGACCCGTACCGCGACCCGCGGCAGCCAGGCCAAGACGAGCCAGGGCAAGACCACTCAGAGCTGGCGCCCGCCGACCGCCCGGAGCAACGGCACCGGTGCCACCAGCACCGGCGCGGCCGCGAGTGCGAACGGTTCGGCGACCAAGGGCAGTGAGTCCTCGCCGAGCAGTGGGGCGACATCCGCGCCACAGAACGCCGGGACGAGGACCGCCGATCCGGACACCGACACCACCAAGGTGACCACCGGTCAGGCGGCCGCCGCCGTCCCGAGCACCTCGAAGCGTTCGTCGGCCAGCCCGGTCGTCCCGGGTGTCGGCTCCCCGGCCACCCGGTCGGGTTCGAGCTCGGAGGCCGCGAAGACCGATTCACGTGGCTCGGCTGCGCGCTCCGGTGGAACGGCCGCTTCGGCCAGCAGTGCCAGCCAGTTCGGTGCCGCCCGGCGGACCCGGAAGGCCCGGCTGCGGTTGGCCCGACTGGATCCGTGGTCGGTGATGAAGACCTCGTTCCTGTTCTCGCTGGCGGCGCTGGTCGTCCTGGTGGTGGCGACGGCTGCGATCTACGGTGTGCTGCAGACGGCTGGGCTGTTCGCCGCGGTGAACGAGGTGTTCGCCCTGGTCGTGACCTCGCAGAACGATCCCAACCCGTTCAACATCACCGACATCCTGAGCCTCAACCGGGTGGTCGGTGGAGCCTTGGTGATCGGCGCGCTGAACGTGGTGATCTTCACCGCGCTGGCGACGCTGTTCGCCTTCCTCTACAACATCTCGGCCACCTTGCTGGGTGGCCTGGAGGTCACCCTCGCCGAGGACTGA
- a CDS encoding MerR family transcriptional regulator, whose protein sequence is MRVAELSELSNVSVASIKFYAREGLLAGNRVGYNQTEYGPEHIVRLRLIKALINVAGLSIASVRRVLEAVDDEQVGVEEVLERAHEAVAPTNLPAVGEETLQRVRELFDELGWNVPEDSVGFRQTAAVISQYEQIGRADLSERASRYGPPVMDIARGDMEAVAQTQDRNTIAQTVVIGTILGDSMLSAMRKAAREHLSDAS, encoded by the coding sequence ATGAGAGTCGCCGAGCTCAGTGAGCTCTCCAACGTCAGCGTGGCTTCGATCAAGTTCTATGCCCGCGAGGGTCTGCTGGCCGGGAACCGCGTGGGATACAACCAGACGGAGTACGGTCCCGAACACATCGTCCGCCTGCGGTTGATCAAGGCCCTGATCAACGTGGCCGGCCTGAGCATTGCCTCGGTACGCCGGGTCCTGGAGGCCGTCGACGACGAGCAGGTCGGGGTCGAGGAGGTCCTTGAGCGCGCCCACGAGGCAGTGGCCCCGACGAACCTTCCGGCCGTCGGCGAGGAGACCCTCCAGCGGGTACGCGAACTGTTCGACGAGCTCGGCTGGAACGTACCCGAGGACTCGGTCGGGTTCCGGCAGACCGCCGCGGTGATCTCCCAGTACGAGCAGATCGGCCGTGCCGACCTCAGCGAGCGGGCCAGCCGTTACGGGCCGCCAGTGATGGACATCGCCCGTGGTGACATGGAAGCCGTCGCCCAGACCCAGGACCGGAACACCATCGCGCAGACGGTCGTCATCGGTACCATCCTCGGCGACTCCATGCTCTCGGCGATGCGGAAAGCGGCCCGCGAGCATCTGAGCGACGCATCCTGA
- a CDS encoding MFS transporter, translating into MVSSTSESVTSPKEMRRVAGASAVGTGIELYDFLIFGLAAGLVFPRLFFPESDPLVGTLLSFMTFGAGFLSRPLGGLAFGHFGDRVSRKTMLVIALLATGACTVAMGLLPTYATVGVLAPILLVTLRILQGFFMGGEQSGAFLMVTEHAPGGRKAFWGAFVTAGSPIGSLLGIGAFQITAAATGPAFVEWGWRIPFLASAVLIAIGIYIRLGISESPVFEKIQPDEIRRVPIAGVFATALPFVVGGILVNLGFNLFIFIINSFSVAYGTTQLGMQRTDILLSGLWGSLGMLVAVFVAGWLADRYGLIKIMAIGAIFQMFWAFPYFWLFDTKNLGLLYLAVVVAYIGLSFVFGPMAAFYVTLFKPEYRYSGVALSYNLGAVLGGGLSPSIATALLGSFEGSTGISVYIAIGGALSLIGLLITAKHVNSVSRRSAP; encoded by the coding sequence ATGGTCAGCAGTACGTCGGAGAGTGTGACCTCCCCCAAGGAGATGCGTCGGGTCGCCGGTGCCAGTGCTGTGGGCACCGGTATCGAGCTCTACGACTTCTTGATCTTCGGCCTGGCCGCAGGTCTGGTCTTTCCCCGGTTGTTCTTCCCCGAGTCCGATCCGCTGGTCGGCACCTTGTTGTCCTTCATGACCTTCGGTGCCGGCTTCCTCTCCCGGCCCCTGGGCGGTCTGGCCTTCGGCCACTTCGGCGACCGGGTCTCCCGCAAGACCATGTTGGTGATCGCGCTGCTGGCCACCGGCGCCTGCACCGTTGCCATGGGTCTGCTTCCCACCTATGCCACCGTCGGCGTGCTGGCGCCGATCCTGTTGGTTACGCTGCGGATCCTGCAGGGATTCTTCATGGGCGGGGAGCAGAGTGGCGCCTTCCTGATGGTCACCGAGCACGCCCCCGGTGGTCGGAAGGCGTTCTGGGGTGCCTTCGTCACCGCTGGGTCGCCGATCGGCAGCCTGCTCGGCATCGGTGCTTTCCAGATCACCGCGGCGGCGACCGGTCCGGCCTTCGTCGAGTGGGGCTGGCGGATCCCCTTCCTGGCCTCGGCCGTGCTGATCGCGATCGGTATCTACATCCGGCTCGGGATCTCCGAGAGCCCGGTCTTCGAGAAGATCCAGCCCGACGAGATCCGCCGCGTACCGATCGCCGGGGTCTTCGCCACCGCCCTGCCGTTCGTGGTCGGCGGCATCCTGGTGAACCTGGGCTTCAACCTGTTCATCTTCATCATCAACTCGTTCAGCGTCGCCTACGGCACCACCCAGCTGGGTATGCAGCGCACCGACATCCTGCTCAGCGGCCTGTGGGGCTCACTGGGCATGTTGGTGGCCGTCTTCGTCGCCGGCTGGCTGGCCGACCGGTACGGGTTGATCAAGATCATGGCGATCGGCGCGATCTTCCAGATGTTCTGGGCGTTCCCGTACTTCTGGTTGTTCGACACCAAGAACCTCGGCCTGCTGTACCTGGCGGTGGTCGTCGCCTACATCGGTCTGAGCTTTGTCTTCGGCCCGATGGCCGCCTTCTACGTCACCTTGTTCAAGCCCGAGTACCGCTACTCCGGGGTGGCGCTGTCGTACAACCTGGGTGCGGTGCTCGGCGGTGGCCTGTCCCCGTCGATCGCCACCGCGCTGCTCGGTTCTTTCGAGGGCAGCACCGGCATCTCGGTCTACATCGCCATCGGCGGAGCACTGTCGCTGATCGGTCTGTTGATCACGGCCAAGCACGTGAACAGTGTCAGTCGACGCAGCGCTCCCTGA
- the ald gene encoding alanine dehydrogenase yields MRVGVPTEIKNNENRVAMTPAGVDALVHAGHEVRVQAGAGTNSGWTDAEFAGAGAIITDTAEEVWGASDLVTKVKEPIASEYGHLREDLTLFTYLHLAADKPLTDALLAAGTTSIAYETVQLPDRSLPLLSPMSEVAGRLSITVGSYFLMRTKGGLGTLLGGVAGTPRAQVLVIGGGVAGEHAAANALGLGAQVTVLDVSVPRLRELEHRYGGALQTRASTRYEIAEQIARADLVIGSVLIPGATAPKLVTTDMVATMKPGAVLVDIAIDQGGCFEGSHPTTHDEPTFAVHDSVYYCVANMPGAVPATSTNALTNVTLPYLTALANKGWRAAVDADPALLGGVNTHAGAITNAGVAKAFGQPVAAL; encoded by the coding sequence ATGCGCGTAGGCGTTCCGACCGAGATCAAGAACAACGAGAACCGGGTCGCCATGACCCCGGCCGGTGTCGACGCGCTGGTCCATGCCGGGCACGAGGTACGGGTGCAGGCCGGTGCCGGCACCAACTCCGGGTGGACCGATGCCGAGTTCGCCGGCGCCGGGGCGATCATCACCGACACCGCCGAGGAGGTCTGGGGCGCCTCCGACCTCGTGACCAAGGTGAAGGAGCCCATCGCCAGCGAGTACGGCCACCTGCGCGAGGACCTGACCCTCTTCACCTATCTGCACCTGGCCGCCGACAAGCCGCTGACCGACGCCCTGCTGGCTGCCGGCACCACCTCCATCGCCTACGAGACGGTCCAACTCCCCGACCGCTCACTGCCGCTGCTGTCACCGATGAGCGAGGTCGCCGGCCGGCTCTCGATCACCGTCGGCTCCTACTTCCTGATGCGCACCAAGGGCGGTCTCGGCACCCTGCTCGGCGGTGTCGCCGGCACCCCGCGGGCCCAGGTCCTGGTGATCGGCGGAGGTGTCGCCGGGGAGCACGCCGCCGCCAACGCCCTGGGCCTCGGCGCCCAGGTCACCGTGCTCGACGTCTCGGTCCCGCGGCTGCGGGAACTCGAGCATCGGTACGGCGGCGCCCTGCAGACCCGCGCCTCCACCCGCTACGAGATCGCCGAACAGATCGCCAGGGCCGACCTGGTGATCGGCTCGGTGCTGATCCCTGGTGCCACCGCCCCGAAACTGGTCACCACCGACATGGTCGCAACCATGAAACCCGGTGCGGTGCTGGTCGACATCGCCATCGACCAGGGCGGCTGCTTCGAGGGTTCGCATCCGACCACCCACGACGAGCCCACCTTCGCCGTCCACGACAGCGTCTACTACTGCGTGGCGAACATGCCCGGTGCCGTACCGGCGACCTCCACCAATGCGCTGACCAATGTGACGCTGCCGTACCTGACGGCGCTGGCGAACAAGGGCTGGCGGGCTGCCGTCGACGCCGATCCCGCCCTCCTCGGAGGGGTGAACACCCATGCCGGCGCGATCACCAATGCCGGTGTCGCCAAGGCCTTCGGCCAACCGGTCGCAGCCCTGTAG